In Ascochyta rabiei chromosome 18, complete sequence, one DNA window encodes the following:
- a CDS encoding Exo-1,4-beta-D-glucosaminidase, whose translation MSTLLDNGVYNDTSLFFSENLQDVDIRQFRVAWFYRAEFEHQEENDTLTQLITNGISSRADFWLNKEYFSETTGAYGGAELDITSKLRLGTNILLVKVYPTDYNRDFALGFVDWNPYPPDNGTGIWRDIQLKKTGQVSLDKPRIKTTLEGDVDFSVSVKNLGEKRIEGRVQCAVTDPDGKELGRPRVSFGADGKASDLVALYLKVKTPQTWYPSQWGDQPLYSVQCTATKNIASDVSSVYDQTSKTRFGIRTVTSRLNPYNDTVFSVNGHPFQVLGAGYTSDIFLRFDLEKLRAHFQYVLDMGMNTVRLEGKQEHPELYDLADEMGIMLLPGWECCDKWEGWTYNEEGTGEKWDNKDYETAARSMAHEASMMQNHPSVMGFLVGSDFWPDNRATDLYVNTLRDYNWTTPIIASASQNGFPSRLGNGGLKMTGPYDWVPPNYWYDTDNGNNTHLGAAFGFGSELGAGVGTPEYGSLTKFLSSSDLDDLWKSPDKGLYHMSTNVSSFYTRTIYNEGLFKRYGSPKSLADYIFKSQMADYEATRAQFEAYLSRWSAERPATGLVYWMLNNAWPSLHWSLFDYYLHPGGSYFGTQSALGNMESAVYDYHSRDIYLVNRNLFPNDANSTRSVDVSLISLSGETIAEETSNALTTPNTSNRATRIEALDNITEAVLLRLILRSSSSDNDILSRNVYWLAPNPDILDWDNSTWYHTPVTSFSNLTALETMDEATIVVRGKGQSIQLENTSDVPAVFVRLNLVDEQDRDVVPVLWETNYITLWPRESYDIAVSAGSGLAVDELRVQIDGRNVRSRTVRLNGGTQVLEGDGFQL comes from the coding sequence ATGTCCACACTACTCGACAATGGTGTTTACAACGATACTTCACTCTTCTTCTCAGAAAATCTTCAAGACGTCGACATCAGGCAGTTTCGGGTTGCATGGTTCTATCGTGCTGAGTTTGAGCATCAGGAAGAGAACGATACCTTGACTCAGCTCATTACCAATGGCATCTCATCTCGAGCGGACTTCTGGCTCAACAAGGAATACTTCAGTGAGACGACTGGAGCGTATGGGGGTGCTGAGCTGGATATCACGTCAAAACTACGACTCGGAACAAACATTCTTCTTGTGAAGGTGTATCCTACGGACTATAACCGCGACTTTGCCCTCGGATTCGTTGACTGGAATCCTTACCCACCCGACAACGGGACAGGTATTTGGCGCGATATTCAACTTAAGAAGACTGGCCAGGTCAGTCTCGATAAGCCGCGCATCAAAACAACCTTGGAGGGCGATGTAGACTTCTCCGTTAGCGTCAAGAATCTAGGCGAGAAGCGAATAGAAGGGAGAGTTCAGTGTGCTGTGACTGACCCAGATGGCAAAGAACTCGGAAGACCCCGTGTCTCCTTCGGGGCAGATGGCAAAGCCTCGGATTTAGTAGCATTGTACCTGAAGGTCAAAACACCCCAGACCTGGTATCCATCTCAGTGGGGTGATCAACCACTCTACAGCGTTCAATGCACTGCAACCAAGAACATTGCCTCCGACGTTTCATCAGTATACGATCAAACATCCAAAACGAGATTTGGCATACGTACAGTAACTTCCCGGCTCAACCCCTACAACGACACGGTTTTCTCAGTCAACGGCCATCCTTTCCAGGTCCTTGGTGCCGGCTACACATCTGACATCTTCCTACGCTTCGACCTTGAGAAGCTGCGTGCGCACTTTCAGTACGTCCTAGACATGGGCATGAACACCGTCCGTCTCGAAGGCAAGCAGGAACATCCTGAACTGTACGACTTGGCAGACGAGATGGGCATTATGCTGTTACCAGGGTGGGAGTGCTGCGACAAGTGGGAGGGCTGGACTTACAACGAGGAGGGTACTGGCGAGAAGTGGGACAACAAAGACTATGAGACTGCAGCTAGGTCTATGGCACACGAAGCAAGTATGATGCAGAACCATCCGAGTGTAATGGGATTTCTGGTAGGAAGTGATTTCTGGCCCGACAACAGAGCGACTGATCTGTATGTGAACACGCTCAGAGACTACAACTGGACCACTCCAATCATAGCGTCCGCCTCACAAAACGGGTTTCCGTCTCGACTTGGTAACGGCGGCCTGAAGATGACTGGTCCGTACGATTGGGTGCCACCAAACTACTGGTATGACACTGACAACGGCAACAATACACACTTGGGTGCAGCATTTGGCTTTGGTTCTGAGCTTGGTGCTGGAGTTGGTACTCCCGAATACGGCAGCTTGACCAAATTCCTCTCGTCGTCTGACCTCGACGATCTCTGGAAAAGCCCAGACAAAGGCCTCTACCACATGAGTACGAACGTTTCATCTTTCTACACGCGCACAATTTACAACGAGGGACTCTTCAAACGCTATGGCTCACCCAAAAGCCTAGCTGACTACATCTTCAAATCACAAATGGCAGACTACGAAGCTACGCGTGCCCAGTTCGAAGCCTACCTCTCGCGTTGGAGTGCCGAGCGCCCTGCAACGGGCTTGGTATATTGGATGCTAAACAATGCCTGGCCAAGCTTACACTGGAGTTTATTCGATTACTATCTACATCCAGGCGGAAGCTACTTTGGCACTCAATCTGCACTCGGAAACATGGAGTCCGCAGTCTACGACTACCACTCTCGAGACATCTATCTTGTGAACCGCAACCTATTCCCCAACGATGCCAACAGTACAAGAAGCGTAGACGTATCCCTCATCAGCCTCTCCGGCGAAACCATCGCAGAAGAAACCTCCAACGCACTCACAACCCCCAATACGAGCAACCGTGCCACACGCATCGAAGCCCTCGACAACATCACTGAAGCAGTCCTGCTCCGCCTCATCCTCAGATCTTCCTCCTCCGACAACGACATTCTAAGCAGAAACGTATACTGGCTCGCCCCCAACCCAGACATCCTAGACTGGGATAACTCAACCTGGTACCACACGCCCGTGACCTCCTTCAGCAACCTCACCGCCCTCGAGACAATGGACGAAGCCACCATCGTCGTGCGCGGCAAGGGTCAGAGTATTCAACTAGAGAATACGTCCGATGTGCCCGCTGTGTTCGTACGGCTGAATCTCGTTGACGAGCAGGACAGGGATGTTGTTCCTGTGCTCTGGGAGACGAACTATATCACGCTTTGGCCGCGGGAGTCATATGATATCGCGGTGAGCGCTGGGAGTGGGTTGGCGGTTGATGAGTTGAGGGTGCAGATTGATGGGCGCAATGTAAGGAGCAGAACGGTGAGGCTGAATGGGGGGACGCAGGTTCTGGAAGGAGATGGGTTTCAATTGTAG